Proteins encoded within one genomic window of Scomber japonicus isolate fScoJap1 chromosome 16, fScoJap1.pri, whole genome shotgun sequence:
- the ppm1aa gene encoding protein phosphatase 1A, producing MGAFLDKPKMEKYNSHGEGNHLMYGLSSMQGWRVEMEDAHTAVIGLPHGLDLWSFFAVYDGHAGSQVAKYCCEHLLEHITSNSDFQSALQEDASVDSVKKGIRTGFLQIDEHMRTISEKKHGVDRSGSTAVGVMISPSHVYFINCGDSRGLLSRGSAVHFFTQDHKPSNPLEKERIQNAGGSVMIQRVNGSLAVSRALGDFDYKCVHGKGPTEQLVSPEPEVYAIERSEAEDEFIILACDGIWDVMANEELCDFVRSRLEVTDDLERVSNEIVDTCLYKGSRDNMSVVLICFPGAPKVSPEAVKREAELDKYLEARVEEIIKKQGDEGVPDLVHVMRTLASESIPNLPPGGELASKRSVIEAVYNKLNPYRSDDTDSASTDDMW from the exons ATGGGGGCATTCCTGGACAAACCAAAGATGGAAAAATACAATTCCCATGGTGAGGGTAATCACCTGATGTATGGGCTAAGCAGCATGCAGGGTTGGCGGGTAGAGATGgaagatgcacacacagcaGTAATTGGTTTGCCTCATGGTCTCGACCTTTGGTCGTTCTTTGCTGTTTATGATGGGCATGCTGGCTCTCAGGTGGCCAAGTACTGCTGTGAGCACCTGCTGGAGCACATCACCAGCAACTCAGACTTCCAGAGTGCTCTGCAGGAGGATGCCTCTGTGGATAGCGTGAAGAAAGGGATCCGCACAGGGTTCCTGCAGATTGATGAACACATGCGAACCATCTCTGAGAAGAAGCACGGTGTGGACCGTAGTGGCTCCACTGCAGTGGGAGTGATGATTTCACCAAGCCATGTCTACTTTATTAACTGTGGCGACTCACGAGGACTCCTCAGCCGGGGCTCAGCTGTCCACTTCTTCACACAGGATCATAAACCCAGCAACCCTCTGGAGAAGGAAAGGATCCAAAATGCCGGTGGCTCAGTTATGATCCAGCGAGTTAATGGGTCCCTAGCTGTGTCCCGGGCTCTGGGAGACTTCGACTACAAGTGTGTGCATGGAAAAGGTCCGACAGAGCAGCTTGTCTCTCCTGAGCCTGAAGTTTATGCAATAGAGAGAAGCGAGGCAGAAGATGAATTCATTATACTAGCTTGTGATGGCATCTGGGATGTCATGGCGAATGAAGAACTATGTGACTTTGTCAGGTCAAGGCTAGAGGTGACAGATGATCTTGAAAGAGTCAGCAATGAAATTGTTGACACCTGCTTGTACAAG GGAAGCCGGGACAATATGAGTGTTGTGTTAATCTGCTTTCCTGGGGCCCCAAAGGTATCTCCAGAAGCAGTGAAACGGGAGGCTGAGCTGGATAAATATCTGGAGGCCAGAGTAGAAG AGATCATCAAAAAGCAGGGTGATGAAGGTGTCCCAGATTTGGTCCATGTAATGCGGACGTTAGCATCTGAGAGCATCCCTAACCTCCCTCCTGGTGGAGAGCTGGCAAGCAA aCGAAGTGTTATTGAAGCGGTGTACAACAAGCTTAACCCCTATCGAAGTGATGACACA GACTCTGCGTCCACAGACGACATGTGGTAA